In Bacillus cereus ATCC 14579, a single window of DNA contains:
- a CDS encoding sucrose-specific PTS transporter subunit IIBC, whose protein sequence is MDMKQIATQVIQNIGGKENIVRATHCATRLRLILKDDTKINAAEIENIDGVKGAFATTEQYQIIFGTGIVNKVYDEFSKLIGIAELDSTTSNDIPKKKMNPIARLAKTLSNIFVPIIPAIVASGLLMGLLGMLKAFKLVPGDHSLIQLLDMFSSAAFIILPILIGVSAAKEFGGNIFLGAVVGGILTHPSLTNPWTLSNAKPTVLHFLGMDIDMIGYQGTVLPILLCVYVMSTIEKELRKRVPNSLDLLVTPFLTIIITGFLSLIIIGPIGYKIGDGITYLLNTIYQFAGPVAGLIFGGLYSTIVLTGLHHSFHAIEAGLLANKDIGVNFLLPIWSMANVAQGGATLAVYFKTKNKKTKEIAIPAAASAFLGITEPAIFGVNLKLGKPFIAAAIGGAIGGAYVVWMQVAANAYGLTGIPMLTIVAPLGMMNMIHYIIGFAIAVITAFVATFILYKESK, encoded by the coding sequence ATGGATATGAAACAAATTGCAACTCAAGTAATACAGAATATTGGTGGAAAGGAAAACATTGTTCGTGCCACACATTGCGCGACTCGCCTTCGTCTTATATTAAAGGATGATACGAAAATAAACGCTGCAGAAATCGAAAACATCGATGGAGTAAAAGGTGCTTTTGCAACGACCGAGCAATATCAAATTATTTTTGGAACTGGCATAGTAAACAAAGTATATGATGAATTCTCAAAACTAATTGGAATAGCCGAACTAGATTCTACAACATCAAACGATATACCTAAGAAAAAAATGAATCCTATCGCCCGCCTAGCAAAGACACTATCTAATATTTTTGTTCCAATTATTCCAGCTATCGTTGCAAGCGGTTTACTTATGGGTCTACTCGGAATGTTGAAAGCGTTTAAATTAGTTCCTGGAGATCACTCACTTATCCAATTACTTGATATGTTCTCAAGTGCAGCTTTCATCATTTTACCCATTTTAATTGGAGTTAGTGCCGCTAAAGAATTTGGTGGAAACATTTTCTTAGGTGCAGTTGTTGGTGGTATATTAACTCACCCAAGCTTAACAAATCCTTGGACTCTTTCAAATGCAAAACCCACAGTTTTACATTTCCTTGGTATGGATATTGATATGATTGGCTATCAAGGTACTGTTTTACCTATTTTATTATGTGTATATGTTATGAGTACAATTGAAAAAGAACTTCGAAAACGTGTTCCGAACTCTTTAGATTTATTAGTTACACCATTCTTAACAATTATTATAACTGGCTTTTTATCACTTATTATTATCGGACCAATTGGATATAAAATCGGTGACGGCATTACGTACCTTTTAAATACAATTTATCAATTTGCAGGACCAGTAGCTGGACTTATATTCGGTGGATTGTATTCAACAATTGTTCTTACTGGCTTACATCATAGCTTCCACGCTATTGAAGCGGGCTTACTCGCAAATAAAGATATCGGTGTCAATTTCTTACTCCCTATTTGGTCAATGGCGAACGTTGCACAGGGCGGTGCTACTTTAGCTGTCTATTTCAAAACAAAAAACAAAAAAACGAAAGAAATTGCAATTCCAGCAGCAGCTTCAGCATTTTTAGGAATTACAGAACCAGCTATTTTTGGTGTTAATTTAAAACTTGGTAAACCATTTATTGCAGCAGCTATTGGCGGCGCAATTGGAGGCGCTTACGTTGTTTGGATGCAAGTAGCGGCTAATGCATACGGTTTAACAGGTATTCCGATGCTTACAATTGTTGCACCTCTTGGCATGATGAACATGATTCACTATATAATTGGTTTCGCTATTGCAGTTATCACTGCTTTTGTTGCCACATTCATTTTATATAAAGAAAGTAAATAA
- a CDS encoding LacI family DNA-binding transcriptional regulator has protein sequence MAKTIADIAKLAGVAKSTVSRYLNGGYVSDKTKLKIEGIIQETNFSPNTFAQSLKAKTTNLIGVIIPRLDSFATMKTLIGIDKTLQENNYQMLVANANQTTGTEIQAIENFIKQKVAGIILLTKTLTNEHQKIMANSNIPILFVGQEYKDQYCLVHDDYDAAYELGAYVLSQGHRHIAYLGIEKDDISVGINRKNGFQKAIENLEPTCNVSYYETTFRIEDAMKQVQHILDNNRPTLIVCATDNIALGAMKVIHSHSLSVPGDISVTGFGGYDISEMVHPSLTTIAFDYEYAGKLAATSLSQLVENKTIPKILHSRYTLKIQESVDKI, from the coding sequence ATGGCTAAAACAATTGCAGATATCGCCAAATTGGCTGGAGTTGCAAAAAGCACAGTCTCTCGTTACTTAAACGGCGGATATGTAAGTGATAAAACAAAACTTAAAATCGAAGGTATTATTCAGGAAACAAATTTCTCTCCCAATACATTTGCTCAAAGTTTAAAAGCAAAAACAACAAATTTAATTGGTGTCATCATCCCCCGATTAGACTCCTTCGCTACAATGAAAACACTTATCGGGATCGATAAAACATTACAGGAAAATAACTATCAAATGCTTGTAGCAAATGCAAATCAAACAACTGGAACTGAAATACAAGCAATTGAAAACTTTATAAAACAAAAGGTAGCTGGCATTATTTTATTAACAAAAACATTAACGAATGAACATCAAAAAATTATGGCTAATTCAAACATCCCTATTTTATTCGTCGGGCAAGAATATAAAGATCAATATTGCCTCGTTCACGATGATTATGATGCAGCTTATGAGTTAGGGGCATACGTTTTATCGCAAGGCCATCGACATATTGCCTATTTAGGGATAGAAAAAGATGATATTTCTGTTGGAATAAATCGAAAAAATGGTTTTCAAAAAGCAATTGAAAATTTAGAACCGACTTGCAACGTTTCATATTACGAAACAACTTTCCGCATAGAAGATGCCATGAAACAAGTACAACATATTTTAGATAATAATCGCCCAACTCTTATCGTATGTGCTACAGATAACATCGCTCTTGGCGCAATGAAAGTCATTCACTCCCACTCTCTTTCTGTACCAGGTGATATTTCTGTAACAGGATTCGGTGGATATGATATTTCAGAAATGGTACACCCTAGTTTAACGACAATTGCGTTTGACTATGAGTATGCTGGAAAGCTTGCTGCCACTTCTCTTTCACAGCTTGTTGAAAACAAAACTATACCAAAAATATTACACTCCCGTTATACATTAAAAATCCAAGAAAGCGTTGACAAAATATAA
- a CDS encoding DUF1540 domain-containing protein: MPEVRCSVSNCSFWGHGNFCQASAIIVQPDADETGQTENDSYTASVLTNETLESSVATSVETCCHTFKPRY, translated from the coding sequence ATGCCAGAAGTAAGATGTTCTGTTTCCAACTGTTCTTTTTGGGGACACGGTAACTTTTGTCAAGCAAGTGCGATCATCGTTCAGCCTGATGCAGATGAAACTGGTCAAACTGAAAATGATTCATATACAGCTTCTGTTTTAACAAACGAAACGCTAGAAAGTTCTGTAGCAACGAGTGTAGAGACTTGTTGTCATACATTTAAGCCTAGATATTAA
- a CDS encoding thioredoxin family protein, producing MKKMLIFGGIIIALFVAIFAVTQMEEKNATSQKIDNPTESKTNGPDYYTNKISLSDLQKNLKEKKEETVYFYQTSCVHCQKLSPVLVPMAKDLNVDMKVMDIEKLDAPWDEYKIQGTPTIIHFKDGKEVSRISGEQPKDKLKEWLEQTKK from the coding sequence ATGAAAAAAATGCTTATATTTGGTGGTATTATTATCGCCTTGTTCGTGGCAATTTTTGCTGTAACACAAATGGAAGAAAAAAATGCCACTAGTCAAAAGATTGATAATCCTACTGAAAGTAAGACAAACGGTCCTGACTACTACACAAATAAAATTTCTCTTTCAGATCTTCAAAAGAACTTAAAAGAGAAAAAAGAAGAAACAGTATACTTTTATCAAACATCTTGCGTTCATTGCCAAAAATTATCTCCTGTCCTAGTGCCAATGGCTAAAGACTTAAACGTTGATATGAAAGTTATGGATATTGAAAAATTAGATGCTCCTTGGGATGAATATAAAATTCAAGGTACACCAACAATCATTCATTTTAAAGATGGCAAAGAAGTGAGCCGTATTAGCGGTGAACAGCCGAAAGACAAATTAAAAGAATGGCTTGAGCAAACGAAAAAGTAA
- a CDS encoding disulfide oxidoreductase, translating to MGREKKQEYALLTAWGASFIATLGSLYFSEIMKFEPCVLCWYQRIFMYPFVLWLGIAVAKKDYRIASYSLPIASIGACISLYHYAIQKVAAFSAAGAACGRVPCTGEYINWFGFVTIPFLALIGFITIAVCSFIVIKNK from the coding sequence ATGGGACGAGAAAAAAAGCAAGAATATGCTTTACTTACCGCATGGGGAGCTTCTTTTATCGCTACACTAGGAAGTCTTTATTTTTCCGAAATCATGAAATTTGAGCCTTGTGTTCTTTGTTGGTATCAACGTATTTTTATGTATCCATTCGTTTTATGGCTTGGTATCGCTGTAGCAAAGAAAGATTATCGCATTGCAAGTTATTCTTTACCAATTGCAAGTATTGGTGCTTGTATTTCTTTATATCACTATGCAATTCAAAAAGTCGCAGCATTTTCAGCTGCTGGGGCAGCTTGTGGACGTGTACCATGTACGGGAGAATACATAAACTGGTTCGGCTTTGTGACAATCCCGTTTTTAGCACTTATCGGCTTTATTACAATCGCTGTTTGTAGCTTTATTGTCATCAAAAACAAATAA
- a CDS encoding YhdB family protein: MQTYNDYDKALYYTYCCNWDKLLVLMVQTNDQLFSKRIEHFLHAYQYSKELPEVDKQLQLLFQYIDHASQKSHVEEVEQIQM, translated from the coding sequence GTGCAAACATATAACGACTATGATAAAGCTCTCTATTACACGTATTGCTGTAATTGGGATAAATTACTCGTTCTCATGGTTCAAACGAACGATCAATTATTTTCTAAGCGTATTGAGCATTTTTTACACGCTTATCAATACAGCAAGGAACTACCAGAAGTTGATAAACAATTGCAGCTCCTATTTCAATATATTGACCACGCATCCCAAAAGTCGCATGTAGAAGAAGTAGAACAAATTCAAATGTAA
- a CDS encoding PCYCGC domain-containing protein yields the protein MKKYVFSLLAVLSLILAGCGSTGTNDQKSSESKKEEHDHASHTQQADIQEKTKGVDTLPTFLDKLDPQMKDIYTVAGQNAELLDWIPCYCGCGESVGHKNNKNCFIREIKKNGEVVWDSHATTCVNCLEIAVESASMKQKGKSTLEIRNYIDNKYKEGYGKPTPTPMPKA from the coding sequence ATGAAAAAGTATGTATTTTCTTTACTTGCAGTACTAAGCTTAATTCTTGCTGGATGCGGAAGTACTGGTACAAATGACCAAAAATCTTCTGAATCAAAAAAAGAAGAACATGACCACGCATCGCACACTCAGCAAGCTGACATTCAAGAGAAAACAAAAGGAGTCGACACACTTCCGACCTTCCTAGATAAGCTTGATCCACAAATGAAAGATATCTACACCGTCGCTGGACAAAATGCAGAGCTATTAGATTGGATTCCATGCTATTGTGGTTGCGGCGAAAGTGTAGGACATAAAAATAATAAAAACTGCTTTATCCGTGAAATTAAAAAGAATGGTGAAGTTGTTTGGGATTCCCACGCAACGACTTGCGTCAATTGCCTAGAAATCGCAGTTGAATCTGCTTCCATGAAACAAAAAGGAAAATCAACGCTAGAAATTCGTAACTATATTGATAATAAATATAAAGAAGGCTATGGCAAACCAACACCTACGCCAATGCCAAAAGCTTAA
- a CDS encoding GerAB/ArcD/ProY family transporter: MNTMNKTKTVSPYFAFILLHSLQIGIGILGYQRVILKNAGYDAWISLIIAGIATHIVLFCMLKMLEKDGDLISIHTTTFGKWIGSIFSVIFTLYCLLFCLTVLRTYMEVIQVWIFPTIKLWKLTLMFLLVTYYIIKGGFRSVTGICFWGIVLPMFVVFFLVYPMKYAHFRNILPIFTHSPFDILVSAKQSALEFLGFETILIFYPFIEKGKSLKRWAHAGIVFSTLIYVVLAIVSFMYYSEGQLNHTIWPTLTMLKIIKVPFIQRFEYIIIFVWFLIILPNLCLTIWSSCQTMKRSFHISFKFTLPFFIFIVFTASLFFKNRESINALNTVLSQAGLYIVYAYIPILFLVHSLRWRFKNQSKKSSTDTP, encoded by the coding sequence ATGAATACAATGAATAAAACAAAAACTGTCTCTCCATATTTTGCATTTATTTTATTGCATTCTCTCCAAATCGGAATAGGAATTCTCGGATATCAACGTGTAATTTTGAAAAATGCAGGTTATGATGCTTGGATTTCTCTTATTATTGCAGGTATTGCAACTCATATTGTACTGTTTTGTATGTTAAAAATGCTTGAAAAAGACGGAGATTTAATTAGCATTCATACAACAACCTTTGGAAAATGGATTGGCTCTATATTTTCGGTAATTTTCACTCTCTATTGCTTATTATTTTGCCTTACTGTTCTTCGTACATATATGGAAGTAATACAAGTTTGGATCTTTCCTACCATTAAGTTATGGAAACTTACCCTAATGTTTTTATTGGTCACTTACTACATTATAAAAGGTGGCTTCCGTTCTGTGACAGGGATATGTTTTTGGGGTATTGTTCTTCCTATGTTCGTTGTATTCTTTTTAGTCTATCCGATGAAGTATGCACATTTCCGTAATATTTTACCTATTTTTACGCATTCCCCTTTCGACATACTTGTGTCAGCAAAACAATCTGCATTAGAATTTCTCGGATTTGAAACAATTCTTATCTTCTATCCCTTTATTGAAAAAGGAAAATCTTTAAAAAGATGGGCTCACGCAGGGATTGTTTTTAGCACTCTAATTTATGTAGTTTTAGCTATTGTATCATTTATGTATTATAGTGAAGGACAATTGAATCACACTATTTGGCCTACTTTAACGATGTTAAAAATAATTAAAGTTCCTTTTATTCAACGGTTCGAATATATTATTATTTTTGTTTGGTTTTTAATAATTTTGCCGAATCTTTGTTTAACTATTTGGTCATCATGTCAAACGATGAAGCGTTCCTTTCATATTTCATTTAAATTTACACTACCATTTTTTATTTTCATCGTTTTTACAGCTTCTTTATTTTTTAAAAATCGGGAAAGTATCAACGCATTAAATACTGTACTATCTCAAGCGGGATTGTATATTGTATACGCTTATATCCCAATTTTATTTCTAGTTCATTCGCTAAGATGGCGCTTCAAAAATCAGTCAAAAAAATCTTCAACCGATACACCTTAA
- a CDS encoding Ger(x)C family spore germination protein, which yields MKKILLHLIIIIFFILQTGCTQTYIVDTQRIIHVAGFDITKNKRFQGTILFPEYTHGVKSKPETQSTSARSLETIASRLNAKSPHNVVVGQMRVVLFGKALGERGMGEIITNLQRDPNIGRDVQLAIVDGSAEELLNYGKKNGSLYIADLLEQNIRNENIPQTALDIFLYNYYSSVCDAYVPYLKMDDNHSVAVKGLAFLKGDKVVMYTDKRHSVLAKLLINPTKNGRYEAAITKDKHKGMVVIQNLAGENKYDIDQTGDIPKVKIHLKLNGLIKNSPNWIDLRKKTNINYIKKQIERNVEKDCEDLIKQFQEKKIDPLGIRDEIRSHTRKWNIKQIRNMYQNVAVDINLDLNIVQSGIGE from the coding sequence ATGAAGAAAATTTTATTGCACCTTATTATCATTATCTTCTTCATTTTACAAACTGGCTGTACACAAACGTATATAGTGGATACGCAGCGTATTATTCATGTCGCTGGATTTGACATCACTAAAAACAAAAGATTCCAAGGAACTATTCTCTTCCCAGAGTACACACATGGTGTAAAGTCTAAACCAGAAACTCAATCAACATCTGCCCGTTCACTTGAGACAATCGCTTCACGATTAAATGCAAAATCACCTCACAATGTCGTTGTAGGTCAAATGCGTGTCGTCCTATTTGGAAAGGCTCTAGGAGAACGCGGAATGGGAGAGATTATTACTAACTTACAACGTGACCCAAATATCGGGCGCGATGTACAACTAGCAATTGTAGATGGATCAGCTGAGGAACTTTTAAATTACGGAAAAAAAAATGGATCTTTATACATTGCTGATTTACTTGAACAAAATATCCGAAATGAGAACATTCCACAAACCGCATTAGACATTTTTTTATATAATTACTACTCTTCTGTATGTGATGCCTATGTCCCTTATCTTAAAATGGACGATAATCATTCCGTCGCTGTCAAAGGACTTGCTTTTTTAAAAGGCGATAAAGTCGTTATGTATACGGATAAAAGACATTCTGTTTTAGCAAAATTACTTATTAATCCTACGAAAAATGGACGTTACGAAGCAGCGATAACAAAGGATAAACATAAAGGTATGGTTGTTATACAAAACTTAGCTGGGGAAAATAAGTATGATATAGATCAAACTGGCGACATACCAAAAGTAAAAATCCATTTAAAATTAAATGGATTAATTAAAAACTCTCCAAATTGGATTGATCTAAGAAAAAAAACAAATATCAACTATATAAAAAAACAAATTGAACGAAATGTTGAAAAAGACTGTGAAGATTTAATAAAACAATTTCAAGAAAAGAAAATTGATCCTTTAGGAATACGAGATGAAATTAGAAGCCATACGAGAAAATGGAATATAAAACAAATTCGAAATATGTATCAAAATGTAGCGGTGGATATAAATTTAGATCTTAATATTGTACAATCTGGAATCGGGGAATAG
- a CDS encoding spore germination protein gives MFGLSSKKSKKTNTKTLCSIPEFIQTMKESSDFVSYNILKDETLCLFYYKSVVEALIIKQFILTPLKKESDQIQNISDLCNIISIEDIITSPSIDDIREKLLGGYILIRLKNNSNPDQYALIRAESTVLGKRLYNDTENEYSVIGPKIGFVENLDTNIHLLRRNIVTEQLIFKEVTVGSISKTKVAVAYIEGITNEQFVNTAIQRLEDIDFDVPFDSTMIEQFISDNSNSPFPVLLPTERLDRAVFALINGEVLILTDGSPYALSGPTTLLDFFISPEDYYLPWMIGSFFRIIRFFGAIFSLFSSAIYTAALTYHYQMIPADLLGPIIFSRANVPFPPILEALFLEITIELLREAGARLPTKVGQTIGIVGGVVIGQASVEAALTSTILLIAVALSALASFTTPTVKMSSTIRLLRFPLILLAGAFGGLGLAVGFVFILAHLIKLKSLGSPYLLPLYPFRGLGTAEGFLRLPFSQTAQRPSFLRPKSKWRYNPNKSKQKRDGENE, from the coding sequence ATGTTCGGTTTATCATCTAAAAAATCAAAAAAGACTAATACAAAAACACTTTGTTCTATCCCAGAATTTATACAAACCATGAAAGAATCAAGCGATTTTGTCTCTTATAACATACTTAAAGATGAAACGTTGTGCTTGTTTTATTATAAATCTGTCGTGGAAGCACTTATTATTAAACAATTCATTTTAACTCCTCTAAAAAAGGAATCGGACCAGATCCAAAACATCTCTGATTTATGTAATATCATCTCTATTGAAGACATTATTACCTCCCCTTCTATTGATGATATTCGTGAAAAATTATTAGGTGGATATATTTTAATACGCTTAAAAAACAATTCGAATCCTGATCAATATGCTTTAATTCGTGCCGAAAGTACTGTTTTAGGAAAACGATTATATAACGATACAGAAAATGAGTATAGCGTAATCGGACCTAAAATCGGTTTCGTTGAAAACCTTGATACAAATATCCACTTATTACGCCGAAATATCGTAACGGAGCAACTCATTTTTAAAGAAGTTACCGTCGGATCTATATCAAAAACGAAAGTAGCAGTTGCTTATATAGAAGGAATTACAAATGAACAATTTGTCAACACAGCAATTCAACGGCTAGAAGACATTGACTTTGATGTCCCATTTGATTCAACTATGATTGAGCAATTTATTAGTGATAATAGCAATTCACCTTTTCCTGTTCTATTACCTACAGAACGATTAGATCGAGCTGTATTTGCATTAATTAACGGGGAAGTTTTAATCTTAACAGATGGCTCTCCATATGCTTTATCAGGACCAACAACGTTACTGGATTTTTTCATTTCACCAGAAGATTATTATTTACCGTGGATGATTGGATCGTTCTTTCGTATTATTCGTTTTTTCGGAGCTATATTTTCTCTTTTTTCCTCCGCTATTTATACAGCGGCTTTAACATATCATTATCAAATGATCCCTGCCGATTTACTAGGTCCTATTATTTTCTCGAGAGCTAACGTACCTTTCCCTCCTATTCTAGAAGCACTCTTTTTAGAAATTACAATTGAATTGCTCCGTGAAGCTGGAGCGCGTTTACCGACAAAAGTCGGACAAACAATCGGGATTGTTGGGGGGGTTGTAATTGGCCAAGCATCCGTGGAGGCAGCTTTGACAAGTACAATTTTATTAATTGCAGTTGCTTTATCCGCTCTTGCATCTTTCACAACACCAACAGTAAAGATGTCTTCTACTATCCGGTTGTTACGCTTTCCGCTTATTCTTTTAGCCGGTGCATTCGGAGGATTAGGCCTCGCTGTCGGATTTGTATTTATTTTAGCTCATTTAATTAAATTAAAATCGCTTGGATCACCTTATTTGTTACCTTTATATCCATTTCGTGGTTTAGGTACAGCAGAAGGTTTTCTTCGATTACCATTTAGTCAAACGGCACAAAGACCTTCTTTTCTTAGACCAAAATCAAAATGGCGCTACAATCCAAACAAATCGAAGCAAAAACGTGATGGTGAGAATGAATGA
- a CDS encoding nitroreductase family protein has product MTTYTSIANVIKERRSVRTFTDKAVEKDLLIELLNDATWAPNHKHREPWNCKLYIGEGRKKLVDAVLNSFTEEERAKRGKILSDRFLSTPAQIVVYMNEDPRQIQRDEDYAATCAFMQNFQLLAWERGLGCVWKSGGLNYNPLFIEGIGLTRGQRIVGILHIGYFDKAPEGKARTPITEKMEIIEG; this is encoded by the coding sequence ATGACTACATATACTTCCATCGCAAATGTGATTAAAGAAAGACGTTCTGTACGTACATTTACAGATAAAGCAGTAGAAAAAGATTTATTAATTGAACTATTAAACGACGCAACATGGGCACCTAATCATAAGCACCGTGAACCATGGAATTGTAAACTATACATCGGAGAAGGCCGCAAGAAATTAGTAGACGCAGTATTAAACTCTTTCACAGAAGAAGAAAGAGCGAAACGCGGTAAAATTTTATCAGATCGTTTTTTAAGCACACCTGCACAAATCGTTGTATATATGAATGAAGATCCACGTCAAATTCAGCGTGACGAAGATTACGCTGCAACATGTGCATTTATGCAAAACTTCCAACTTCTTGCTTGGGAACGTGGATTAGGTTGTGTTTGGAAATCAGGCGGATTAAACTACAATCCATTATTTATAGAAGGAATCGGTTTAACAAGAGGCCAACGTATCGTTGGAATTCTTCATATCGGCTATTTCGATAAAGCACCAGAAGGAAAAGCTCGTACTCCGATTACGGAGAAGATGGAGATTATTGAAGGTTAA
- the spoVR gene encoding stage V sporulation protein SpoVR produces the protein MRASDDKALQYAIAEITEIATGFGLDFYPMRYEICPAEIIYTFGAYGMPTRFSHWSFGKQFFRMKLQYDLGLSKIYELVINSDPCYAFLLDTNSLIQNKLIVAHVLAHCDFFKNNIRFSNTKRDMVESMAATADRVKAYEHKYGKAEVETFLDAVLAIQEHIDPSLMRPKLAWSIDDLEDEEVEKKKVSQYDDLWNLDNRNKKQERSNVRKKKKIPPQPEKDLLLFIEEYSRELEDWQRDILTMMREEMLYFWPQLETKIMNEGWASYWHQRILREMDLTSDEAIEFAKLNAGVVQPSKTSINPYYLGIKIFEDIEERYNNPTEEMKRRGVKPGSGRDKMFEVREIEWDVSFLRNYLNKDLVMREDMYLFQRQGKEYKVIDKEWENVRDQLVNMRTNGGFPYLVVEDGDYLKNGELYIKHSYEGIELDLKYLEKVLPYLHQLWGRTVHMESIVESKGVVFSYDGKMVHRKYV, from the coding sequence ATGAGAGCAAGTGACGATAAAGCACTGCAATATGCGATTGCGGAAATTACGGAAATTGCGACTGGATTTGGGCTTGATTTTTATCCGATGCGTTATGAAATATGTCCAGCGGAAATTATTTATACATTTGGTGCATATGGGATGCCGACAAGGTTTTCACATTGGAGTTTTGGAAAACAATTTTTCAGAATGAAATTACAATACGATTTAGGACTTAGTAAAATATACGAACTCGTTATTAACTCTGATCCATGTTACGCCTTTTTATTAGATACGAACTCTTTAATTCAAAACAAATTAATTGTAGCGCACGTTTTAGCACACTGTGATTTCTTCAAAAATAATATTCGTTTTTCAAATACGAAGCGAGATATGGTAGAGAGTATGGCGGCAACAGCGGACCGTGTGAAAGCGTATGAGCATAAGTACGGAAAGGCAGAGGTAGAAACATTTTTAGATGCCGTACTTGCCATTCAAGAGCATATTGATCCGTCGCTTATGCGTCCGAAGCTCGCATGGAGTATTGATGATTTAGAAGATGAAGAAGTAGAAAAGAAAAAGGTGTCGCAATACGATGATTTATGGAATTTAGATAATCGCAATAAAAAGCAGGAACGTTCTAATGTGCGTAAAAAGAAGAAAATTCCACCACAACCAGAGAAAGATTTACTGCTCTTTATTGAAGAATATAGCCGTGAGTTAGAAGATTGGCAGCGTGATATATTAACGATGATGCGCGAAGAAATGTTATATTTTTGGCCACAGCTTGAAACGAAAATCATGAACGAAGGCTGGGCATCCTACTGGCATCAACGCATACTTCGTGAAATGGACTTAACCTCTGATGAAGCTATTGAATTTGCGAAATTAAATGCAGGTGTTGTACAGCCATCAAAAACAAGTATTAATCCATACTACCTAGGTATTAAAATCTTTGAAGATATTGAAGAACGGTACAACAATCCAACAGAAGAAATGAAGCGACGAGGCGTAAAACCAGGATCTGGCCGTGACAAAATGTTTGAAGTACGCGAAATTGAATGGGACGTATCGTTCCTAAGAAACTACTTAAATAAAGATCTTGTTATGCGAGAAGATATGTACTTATTCCAGCGCCAAGGAAAAGAATATAAAGTCATAGATAAAGAATGGGAGAATGTGCGTGATCAACTCGTAAATATGCGGACAAATGGTGGGTTCCCGTACTTAGTAGTAGAAGATGGAGACTACTTAAAGAACGGAGAATTATACATTAAACATAGTTACGAAGGAATCGAGCTCGATTTAAAATACTTAGAAAAAGTATTACCATATCTTCATCAGCTATGGGGAAGAACGGTGCATATGGAGTCGATTGTGGAGAGTAAGGGCGTTGTGTTTTCTTATGATGGGAAGATGGTGCATCGGAAGTATGTGTGA